A portion of the Micromonospora vinacea genome contains these proteins:
- a CDS encoding globin domain-containing protein, translating to MDNLARLLKESWTLVEDDRVRLSGHFYARLFLLDPALRQLFPVQMTGQGDRLLEAIITAIHTVDDPESFDEFLRALGRDHRKYHVDERHYATMGVALLDALRSTAGDGWNLEYDQAWREAYAAIAALMVAGAASDDDPPFWHAEVLTHERYGPDTAVLTCRALQHPLRWQAGQYVSLEVPRYHPRVWRNYSVANAPNDDNVLEFHVRSPGAGWVSGALVRRVRPGDLLRLAAPMGSMTLDRASERDILCVAGGVGLAPIKALVEELATFNRTRWVHVFYGARQAADLYGLDGLQELVAVHPWLSVTAACSEDPDFDGEQGEIPDVVARYGPWTTHDCYVSGAARMVRSTLRVLAADDVAPPHIRYDTFGDL from the coding sequence GTGGACAACCTCGCGCGGTTGCTGAAGGAGAGCTGGACCCTGGTCGAGGATGACCGGGTCCGGTTGAGCGGCCACTTCTACGCTCGCCTGTTCCTGCTCGACCCCGCCCTGCGGCAACTCTTCCCGGTGCAGATGACCGGCCAGGGCGACCGCCTGCTCGAAGCGATCATCACGGCGATCCACACTGTCGACGATCCGGAGAGCTTCGACGAGTTCCTTCGGGCGCTCGGCCGCGACCACCGCAAGTACCACGTCGACGAGCGGCACTACGCCACGATGGGCGTCGCACTGCTGGACGCGCTGCGTAGCACCGCCGGCGACGGCTGGAACCTGGAGTACGACCAGGCGTGGCGGGAGGCGTACGCGGCGATCGCCGCCCTGATGGTGGCCGGCGCCGCCTCCGACGACGACCCGCCGTTCTGGCATGCAGAGGTGCTGACCCACGAGCGGTACGGCCCGGACACCGCCGTGCTGACCTGCCGGGCGTTGCAGCACCCGCTGCGCTGGCAGGCGGGGCAGTACGTGAGCCTGGAGGTGCCGCGCTACCACCCTCGGGTGTGGCGCAACTACTCGGTGGCGAACGCCCCGAACGACGACAACGTGTTGGAGTTCCACGTCCGGTCTCCGGGGGCCGGCTGGGTTTCCGGCGCGCTGGTGCGTCGGGTGCGGCCGGGTGACCTGCTGCGTCTGGCGGCGCCGATGGGGTCGATGACACTGGACCGCGCCTCGGAACGGGACATCCTCTGCGTGGCCGGCGGCGTCGGGCTCGCGCCGATCAAGGCGCTGGTGGAGGAGTTGGCCACCTTCAACCGGACCCGGTGGGTGCACGTCTTCTACGGCGCCCGGCAGGCGGCCGACCTGTACGGCCTGGACGGGTTGCAGGAGCTGGTGGCCGTACACCCGTGGTTGTCGGTCACCGCGGCGTGCAGTGAGGACCCGGACTTCGACGGCGAGCAGGGCGAGATCCCGGACGTGGTGGCCCGGTACGGCCCGTGGACCACGCACGACTGCTACGTCTCCGGTGCCGCCCGGATGGTCCGGTCCACCCTGCGGGTGCTCGCCGCGGACGATGTGGCGCCGCCGCACATCCGCTACGACACCTTCGGTGACCTCTAG
- a CDS encoding peptide deformylase, with amino-acid sequence MTTSPLERAADSFAAELARQRTGRGLSKKQLAVLMGFDPSYVSHVEGRRHRPTEDFARRAEAVLEASGAIWQRFREYDDLRHARTGQPQREPHLPGQWLPPGTGLVVERELATLTHADDGYRCVIHRELYNAGTEPVTRYLARVAVDRYPNDPGRSNRHHREHPLTFAELQIQAHRDDGGGDPEPMHWRAKHDRDAFKEIWLLFENGERRFPLYPGDRATIEYAYSVGQEKWGPWFQRAVRLPTRQLAVRLDLPAALDPQVWGVETSLSAEEGPLRTAPQRHDEGDRAIYDWQTDDPPLNARYRMQWRFRARPDNEPDLGPGGARVRPSDRMRGLGIVQRGDDLLRQRARPFDLPAEEHVARDVVDRLTMALARLDELHPFSKGVGVAAPQFGIGRAAAVVRPPDRSAEPVVLLNPRVVDADLETDEQYEGCLSFFDHRGLVPRPLRLDVEHAQWDGSRVITSFEFGMARLVAHEIDHLEGRLYVDRMAPGVPLVPVEEYRESGHPWRY; translated from the coding sequence ATGACGACCTCACCCCTCGAACGGGCTGCCGACTCCTTCGCGGCCGAACTCGCCCGGCAACGAACCGGGCGCGGGTTGTCCAAGAAGCAACTGGCCGTCCTGATGGGGTTCGACCCGTCCTACGTGAGCCACGTCGAGGGGCGCCGGCACCGCCCGACCGAGGATTTCGCCCGCCGCGCGGAGGCCGTCCTGGAGGCCAGCGGCGCGATCTGGCAGCGCTTCCGGGAGTACGACGACCTACGGCACGCCCGGACGGGTCAGCCGCAGCGCGAGCCGCACCTGCCGGGACAGTGGCTGCCACCCGGCACCGGCCTGGTCGTGGAGCGGGAGCTGGCCACCCTCACCCACGCCGACGACGGCTACCGGTGCGTCATCCACCGTGAGCTGTACAACGCCGGCACCGAGCCGGTCACCCGCTACCTGGCTCGGGTCGCCGTCGACCGTTACCCGAACGACCCCGGCCGCTCCAACCGGCACCACCGGGAGCATCCCCTCACCTTCGCCGAGCTGCAGATCCAGGCCCACCGAGACGACGGCGGTGGCGACCCGGAGCCGATGCACTGGCGAGCCAAGCACGATCGGGACGCGTTCAAGGAGATCTGGCTGCTCTTCGAGAACGGGGAGAGGCGCTTCCCCCTCTACCCGGGCGACCGGGCCACCATCGAGTACGCGTACAGCGTCGGGCAGGAGAAGTGGGGCCCCTGGTTCCAGCGGGCCGTCCGACTGCCCACCCGGCAGCTCGCCGTACGCCTGGACCTGCCGGCGGCCCTCGACCCGCAGGTCTGGGGCGTGGAGACCTCGCTCAGCGCGGAGGAGGGCCCGCTGCGGACGGCGCCGCAGCGTCACGACGAGGGCGACCGGGCGATCTACGACTGGCAGACCGACGACCCACCGTTGAACGCCCGGTACCGGATGCAGTGGCGGTTCCGCGCCCGCCCGGACAACGAACCGGACCTCGGCCCCGGCGGCGCCAGGGTCCGACCCAGCGACCGGATGCGCGGCCTCGGCATCGTGCAACGCGGGGACGACCTGCTCCGTCAGCGGGCCCGCCCGTTCGACCTGCCCGCTGAGGAACACGTCGCCCGGGACGTGGTCGACCGGCTCACCATGGCCCTGGCCCGGCTCGACGAGCTGCACCCGTTCAGCAAGGGGGTGGGTGTCGCCGCGCCGCAGTTCGGCATCGGCCGCGCGGCGGCCGTGGTGCGGCCCCCCGACCGGTCGGCGGAGCCGGTCGTTCTGCTCAACCCCCGGGTGGTCGACGCCGACCTGGAGACCGACGAGCAGTACGAGGGCTGCCTCTCCTTCTTCGACCACCGAGGTCTGGTGCCCCGACCGCTGCGACTGGACGTGGAGCACGCCCAGTGGGACGGCAGCCGGGTCATCACGTCGTTCGAGTTCGGCATGGCCCGGCTGGTCGCACACGAGATCGACCACCTGGAGGGTCGGCTCTACGTCGACCGGATGGCACCCGGCGTGCCGTTGGTGCCGGTGGAGGAGTACCGGGAGTCCGGGCACCCCTGGCGCTACTGA
- a CDS encoding IucA/IucC family C-terminal-domain containing protein, whose translation MPRREAATTPLAPVTAALRAMFGTDDLPGLARGLLVDDELGWAPATTLIDGSRLPELLNGAAVRWGGTPHACAALAWKSYSYWAALPVVLGWASARRVPLLDPTNLLIHFEDHRQLLTMGMRRGTTVAVLPNDPLALAGLPEVRVVADEAELLAALRASLLDAHLAPLITAIQSEVRVGTRTLLGSVASGIAHGILRAADGLPGSTVQSIDTLLGALDLTDLIELVPGPTGEPTVQRRTCCLAFTLPRPKVCQGCCVR comes from the coding sequence ATGCCGAGGCGGGAGGCCGCCACCACACCGCTCGCCCCCGTCACCGCGGCGCTCCGGGCCATGTTCGGCACCGACGACCTCCCCGGCCTCGCCCGGGGCCTGCTGGTCGACGACGAACTCGGCTGGGCGCCCGCCACCACCCTGATCGACGGCAGCCGACTGCCGGAGCTGCTGAACGGCGCCGCCGTCCGCTGGGGCGGCACCCCGCACGCCTGCGCGGCGCTGGCCTGGAAGTCGTACAGCTACTGGGCCGCGCTGCCGGTCGTGCTCGGCTGGGCCTCCGCCCGGCGGGTGCCGCTGCTCGATCCGACCAACCTGCTGATCCACTTCGAGGACCACCGGCAGCTGCTCACCATGGGCATGCGCCGGGGCACCACGGTGGCGGTGCTGCCGAACGATCCGCTGGCGCTCGCCGGCCTGCCGGAGGTACGGGTCGTCGCCGACGAGGCCGAGCTGCTGGCCGCACTGCGCGCCTCGCTGCTCGACGCCCACCTGGCACCGCTCATCACGGCGATCCAGTCCGAGGTCCGGGTGGGCACCCGGACGCTGCTCGGCTCGGTCGCCTCCGGCATCGCGCACGGCATCCTGCGGGCTGCTGACGGCCTGCCCGGCTCCACGGTGCAGAGCATCGACACACTGCTCGGCGCACTCGACCTGACCGACCTGATCGAGTTGGTGCCCGGGCCGACCGGCGAGCCCACAGTGCAACGCCGCACCTGCTGCCTCGCCTTCACGCTGCCCCGGCCGAAGGTCTGCCAGGGCTGCTGCGTCCGCTAG
- a CDS encoding class I SAM-dependent methyltransferase, with protein sequence MAEITGDQRVQSEVLEGLATAVNHRRWFIELAVPYLGDDPIEIGSGLGDYALEWSERLPRFTATEANPDRLVQLKERLADRPNIDVRQMLLPHNDRGDYSAAVSYNVLEHIEDHVGALQSMRDLVRPGGAVIIIVPAFQFAMGPADIATGHVRRYTKKTLGAAMTEAGLTIEKIHYANALGLIGYFMATKVFRLMPKEGPMVKVYDTLVLPATKAAEQLVFPPFGQSVFAVARVPA encoded by the coding sequence ATGGCAGAAATCACTGGGGATCAGCGCGTGCAGTCCGAGGTCCTGGAAGGCCTGGCAACCGCTGTCAACCACCGTCGCTGGTTCATCGAACTGGCCGTGCCGTACCTCGGCGACGACCCGATCGAGATCGGCAGCGGCCTCGGTGACTACGCGCTGGAATGGTCCGAGCGGTTGCCCCGGTTCACCGCCACCGAGGCCAACCCGGACCGGCTGGTGCAGCTCAAGGAGCGCCTCGCCGACCGCCCGAACATCGACGTCCGGCAGATGCTGCTGCCGCACAACGACCGCGGCGACTACAGCGCCGCCGTCTCGTACAACGTCCTGGAGCACATCGAGGACCACGTGGGCGCGCTACAGAGCATGCGCGACCTGGTCCGACCCGGCGGTGCCGTGATCATCATCGTGCCGGCGTTCCAGTTCGCGATGGGCCCGGCCGACATCGCCACCGGGCACGTCCGCCGCTACACGAAGAAGACGCTCGGGGCGGCGATGACCGAGGCCGGCCTGACCATCGAGAAGATCCACTACGCGAACGCGCTCGGGCTGATCGGCTACTTCATGGCCACCAAGGTCTTCCGGCTGATGCCGAAGGAGGGCCCGATGGTCAAGGTGTACGACACCCTCGTGCTGCCCGCCACCAAGGCCGCCGAGCAGCTGGTGTTCCCGCCGTTCGGCCAGTCGGTCTTCGCCGTGGCCCGCGTCCCAGCCTGA
- a CDS encoding YbhB/YbcL family Raf kinase inhibitor-like protein, whose product MTLERPIAPDPYELLPTLPSFTLTSDDVQNGEPMDARHAHGSTGGDNVSPQLTWSDFPADTKSFAVTCYDPDAPTGSGFWHWVLVNVPVNVTQLPTGAGGAAGTDLGGAFSVRNDYGEQGYGGAAPPPGDRPHRYVFAVHALDVDRLDLTPDASPAYVGFNLTFHTLARAVIRPTYQIKE is encoded by the coding sequence ATGACCCTGGAACGACCGATCGCCCCGGACCCGTACGAGCTGCTGCCGACGCTGCCCTCGTTCACGCTGACGAGCGACGACGTGCAGAACGGCGAGCCGATGGACGCCCGGCACGCGCATGGCAGCACCGGGGGCGACAACGTCTCGCCGCAGCTGACCTGGTCGGACTTCCCCGCCGACACGAAGAGCTTCGCGGTGACCTGCTACGACCCGGACGCGCCGACCGGCAGCGGTTTCTGGCACTGGGTGCTGGTGAACGTGCCGGTCAACGTCACCCAGTTGCCCACCGGTGCCGGCGGCGCTGCGGGCACCGACCTCGGCGGGGCGTTCTCGGTCCGCAACGACTACGGCGAGCAGGGGTACGGCGGGGCGGCTCCGCCGCCCGGTGACCGCCCGCACCGGTACGTCTTCGCGGTGCACGCCCTGGACGTCGACCGCCTGGACCTGACCCCGGACGCCAGTCCCGCCTACGTCGGCTTCAACCTGACGTTCCACACCCTGGCCCGTGCGGTGATCCGCCCCACGTACCAGATCAAGGAGTAA
- a CDS encoding low temperature requirement protein A, translated as MGRIFGARPMVTPETHRPILFEIFFDLVFVFGLIRVTTFMSQRPAPVTLMQGFLVLLLLWISWLVYSWLGNHVRIDVGLIRAGVTVAMAAVFVAALVIPDAWRTGPGTTGSRLILVLAYIVLRVVDLVLFRWVAAGNRQVRRTIRLYTLSTALSWIPLVLGAVFGGTAQILLWALALTIDMGGGVVSSMLSGWPVRSPGHFAERHSLVVIIALGESLISVAAGVGTQRIRGPILLAALLTLAVTVCLYWLYSASAATSRQALTTESGLRRAHVGANAYSVAHFPVLAGTIYVALGVEQVLAGLAHEESHGISEWMPVVALFGGAALFLGGRAAFLSLSVRCVRPGQFVAPVVALLLLPVGRHLPGLAALGLLTAFLVVLLSCEARTRRSTRVQ; from the coding sequence ATGGGGCGGATTTTCGGGGCACGACCGATGGTGACCCCGGAGACACACCGACCCATTCTGTTCGAGATCTTCTTTGACCTGGTCTTCGTCTTCGGGCTCATCCGGGTCACCACGTTCATGAGCCAGCGGCCCGCGCCGGTGACCTTGATGCAGGGATTCCTCGTACTCCTGCTGCTCTGGATCTCCTGGCTGGTCTACTCCTGGCTGGGCAACCACGTCCGGATCGATGTCGGGTTGATCCGCGCCGGCGTCACAGTCGCGATGGCGGCCGTCTTCGTCGCCGCCCTCGTCATCCCCGACGCCTGGAGGACCGGACCGGGTACAACGGGATCCCGGCTGATCCTGGTGCTGGCCTACATCGTGCTTCGAGTTGTCGATCTGGTTCTCTTCCGCTGGGTGGCGGCTGGCAACCGGCAGGTACGCAGGACCATTCGCCTCTACACCCTCTCCACCGCGCTGTCCTGGATTCCGCTCGTCCTCGGCGCCGTGTTCGGCGGCACCGCACAGATCCTGCTCTGGGCGCTGGCCCTCACCATCGACATGGGCGGCGGGGTGGTCTCCTCGATGCTGAGCGGGTGGCCCGTACGCAGCCCCGGCCACTTCGCCGAGCGGCACAGCCTCGTGGTGATCATTGCGCTCGGGGAATCCCTGATCTCGGTCGCCGCCGGCGTCGGAACTCAGCGGATCCGTGGACCGATCCTGCTGGCCGCGCTCCTCACCCTGGCCGTCACTGTGTGCCTGTACTGGCTCTACTCCGCGAGCGCAGCAACCTCCAGGCAGGCGCTGACGACAGAGTCCGGGCTGCGGCGGGCCCACGTGGGTGCCAACGCCTACAGCGTTGCCCACTTCCCGGTACTCGCCGGGACCATCTACGTGGCACTGGGGGTCGAGCAGGTGCTGGCCGGCCTGGCACATGAGGAGTCCCACGGCATCTCGGAGTGGATGCCGGTCGTCGCGTTGTTCGGCGGGGCCGCCCTGTTCCTCGGGGGCCGGGCGGCGTTCCTGAGTCTCAGCGTCCGGTGCGTACGACCGGGGCAGTTCGTCGCACCCGTCGTGGCGCTTCTGCTGCTCCCCGTCGGCCGGCACCTGCCCGGCTTGGCCGCTCTCGGCCTGCTCACCGCGTTTCTCGTCGTGCTGCTCAGCTGCGAGGCGCGGACGAGACGATCGACTCGGGTTCAGTGA
- a CDS encoding NAD(P)H-quinone oxidoreductase: MRAITIPQPGGPDALVWAEVPDPAPGPNEVIVDVRASGVNRADLLQRQGHYPPPPGAPAYPGLECSGVITEVGAEVAGWAVGQQVCALLAGGGYAERVAVPAGQLLPVPACDPVDAAALPEVACTVWSNLVQVARLGAGDTLLVHGGGSGIGTFAVQFGAALGVTVLTTARESKHARLRELGAAHLIDYREQDFVEEARRVTDGRGVDVILDIMGGSYLGRNVSALATGGRLVVIGMQGGRKAELDLGALLAKRASVAATSLRSRPLAEKAEIVQGVRDEVWPLVEAGRIRPIVDRRLPMTEAAQAHRLVESNDHFGKVLLTRPPGGGAAVS; this comes from the coding sequence ATGCGAGCCATCACGATTCCGCAGCCCGGTGGACCCGACGCGCTGGTCTGGGCCGAGGTGCCCGACCCGGCGCCGGGTCCGAACGAGGTGATCGTGGATGTGCGGGCCAGCGGGGTGAACCGCGCTGACCTGCTGCAACGGCAGGGGCACTACCCGCCGCCGCCGGGTGCGCCCGCGTACCCCGGGTTGGAATGCTCTGGGGTGATCACGGAGGTTGGCGCGGAGGTCGCCGGTTGGGCGGTCGGGCAGCAGGTCTGCGCGCTGCTGGCCGGCGGCGGGTACGCGGAGCGGGTCGCGGTCCCCGCCGGGCAACTGTTGCCGGTGCCGGCGTGCGACCCGGTCGACGCGGCGGCGCTGCCCGAGGTGGCCTGCACTGTCTGGTCGAACCTGGTCCAGGTGGCGCGGCTCGGCGCGGGCGACACGCTGCTGGTGCACGGCGGTGGCAGCGGGATCGGCACCTTCGCCGTGCAGTTCGGGGCGGCCCTCGGCGTCACAGTGCTGACCACCGCGCGGGAGAGCAAGCACGCCCGGCTGCGGGAGTTGGGCGCGGCGCACCTGATCGACTACCGGGAGCAGGACTTCGTCGAGGAGGCCCGGCGGGTCACCGACGGGCGCGGCGTGGACGTCATCCTCGACATCATGGGTGGGTCCTACCTGGGGCGGAACGTCTCCGCGCTGGCCACCGGCGGTCGGCTCGTGGTGATCGGTATGCAGGGTGGGCGCAAGGCCGAATTGGATCTCGGTGCGCTGCTGGCCAAGCGGGCGAGCGTCGCAGCGACGTCGCTACGGTCCCGTCCGCTCGCCGAGAAGGCGGAGATCGTCCAGGGCGTACGGGACGAGGTGTGGCCGTTGGTCGAGGCGGGCCGGATCCGGCCGATCGTCGACCGGCGGCTGCCGATGACCGAGGCGGCGCAGGCGCACCGGCTCGTCGAGTCGAACGATCACTTCGGAAAGGTGCTGCTCACCCGCCCTCCGGGCGGAGGAGCGGCCGTCAGTTGA
- the soxR gene encoding redox-sensitive transcriptional activator SoxR: MPDLLTIGELSARSGVAPSALRYYERLGLIRADRTGGNQRRYARAELRRVAFIRISQQVGVSLDEIREALDSLPEARTPSPQDWARLSASWRSRLDERIRLLTKLRDDLDGCIGCGCLSLQRCTLNNPEDTLGGEGPGARLVLPRPTDDPNLAGALN; encoded by the coding sequence ATGCCGGATCTATTGACGATCGGTGAGCTGTCCGCCCGTTCCGGGGTGGCACCGTCGGCGCTGCGCTACTACGAACGGCTCGGTCTGATCCGCGCCGACCGTACCGGCGGCAACCAGCGCCGCTACGCCCGCGCCGAATTGCGGCGGGTCGCCTTCATCCGGATCTCCCAGCAGGTCGGCGTCTCGCTCGACGAGATCCGGGAGGCACTCGACTCGCTCCCCGAGGCGCGCACCCCCAGCCCGCAGGACTGGGCGCGACTCTCCGCGAGCTGGCGGAGCCGGCTGGACGAGCGGATCCGGCTGCTCACCAAGCTCCGCGACGACCTGGACGGCTGCATCGGCTGCGGCTGCCTGTCCTTGCAGCGCTGCACCCTCAACAACCCGGAGGACACCCTGGGCGGGGAGGGCCCGGGCGCCCGGCTGGTGCTGCCCCGACCGACCGACGACCCGAACCTGGCAGGCGCGCTCAACTGA
- a CDS encoding transketolase: MTTTLPTDSGARLPGLIRRLTGDEKHAPSAHSTIDVLQVLYDRVLRVTPDTVDAPERDRFLLSKGHGPAAYYAVLAAHGFIPDAWLDDLAGPESRLGHHPDRLLVPGVEIGSGSLGHGLGLAVGTALGLRAQGLLKPRVYVLLGDAELDEGSNHEAIAYAGATGLDNLTAVVVDNESASYGWAGGIASRFTVNGWTADTVDGRDHEALYAALTGHRPRHPHLVVARTESKG, encoded by the coding sequence ATGACCACCACACTGCCCACCGACAGCGGCGCCCGCCTGCCCGGGCTGATCCGACGACTGACCGGCGACGAGAAGCACGCGCCGAGCGCGCACTCCACCATCGACGTGCTCCAGGTGCTCTACGACCGGGTGCTGCGGGTCACCCCCGACACGGTCGACGCCCCTGAGCGGGACCGCTTCCTGCTCTCCAAGGGTCACGGACCGGCCGCCTACTACGCGGTGCTCGCCGCACACGGCTTCATCCCGGACGCCTGGCTCGACGACCTGGCCGGCCCGGAGAGCCGGCTCGGCCACCACCCGGACCGACTCCTGGTGCCCGGCGTCGAGATCGGCTCCGGCTCGCTCGGGCACGGGCTCGGGCTGGCCGTCGGCACCGCGCTCGGCCTGCGCGCCCAGGGACTGCTGAAACCCCGGGTGTACGTGCTGCTCGGCGACGCCGAACTCGACGAGGGCTCCAACCACGAGGCGATCGCGTACGCGGGAGCGACAGGCCTGGACAACCTCACAGCGGTCGTGGTCGACAACGAGTCGGCCAGCTACGGGTGGGCCGGTGGCATCGCCAGCCGGTTCACAGTCAACGGCTGGACCGCCGACACCGTCGACGGCCGGGACCACGAAGCCCTGTACGCGGCGCTGACCGGGCACCGGCCACGACACCCGCACCTGGTGGTAGCCCGCACCGAGAGCAAGGGATGA
- a CDS encoding transketolase family protein, which produces MRTAFIDTATALLDEDPRTALVLADISAAQFAPAGHRHPDRVLNVGIREQLMIGVAGGLALTGLRPIAHSYATFLVDRAYEQIKLDLDHQGVGAVLVSIGASYDGSAEGRTHQSPGDVALFDSLGDGWTVRVPGHPDEVAPLLRNAATTDDPVYLRLSEQRNTEAYPDASRLLVLRRGLADAPLVVAVGPMLDPTLAATEGMDVTVAYTHTPRPFDSRGLRALASTDVVLVEPYLAGTSSAVVSRALADVPHRLLALGVGQTDLRRYGDPADHARWHGLDADGLRRSISAFLGSVGG; this is translated from the coding sequence ATGCGTACCGCCTTCATCGACACCGCCACCGCGCTCCTCGACGAGGACCCGCGTACCGCACTGGTGCTGGCCGACATATCGGCGGCCCAGTTCGCCCCAGCGGGGCACCGGCACCCGGACCGGGTGCTCAACGTGGGCATCCGGGAGCAACTGATGATCGGCGTGGCCGGGGGGCTGGCCCTGACCGGGCTGCGTCCGATCGCGCACTCGTACGCGACGTTCCTGGTGGACCGGGCGTACGAGCAGATCAAGTTGGACCTGGATCACCAGGGCGTGGGCGCGGTCCTGGTCAGCATCGGCGCGTCGTACGACGGGTCGGCGGAGGGCCGCACCCACCAGTCACCCGGGGACGTGGCGCTCTTCGACTCCCTCGGCGACGGCTGGACGGTCCGGGTGCCCGGCCACCCGGACGAGGTGGCGCCGCTGCTGCGCAACGCCGCGACCACCGACGATCCGGTCTACCTGCGGCTCTCCGAGCAGCGCAACACGGAGGCGTACCCGGATGCCAGCCGGCTACTGGTGCTCCGGCGGGGCCTGGCGGACGCGCCGCTCGTGGTGGCGGTCGGACCGATGCTCGACCCCACACTGGCGGCGACCGAGGGGATGGACGTGACTGTGGCGTACACCCACACGCCCCGGCCGTTCGACAGCCGTGGGCTGCGGGCGCTCGCCAGCACCGACGTGGTGCTTGTCGAGCCGTACCTGGCGGGAACGTCGAGCGCTGTCGTCAGCCGGGCACTGGCGGACGTACCGCACCGACTGCTCGCCCTCGGGGTGGGTCAGACCGACCTGCGACGGTACGGCGACCCGGCCGACCACGCCCGGTGGCATGGTCTGGACGCCGACGGCCTGCGTAGGTCGATCAGCGCGTTCCTGGGGTCAGTTGGCGGCTGA
- a CDS encoding glycosyltransferase family 2 protein, protein MKLSILMPVYNEEERIADALKQALAVDYPCEIELVVVDDGSRDGTGEVLGRADDARLRVITHQRNAGKGAAIKTAVDSAEGDYMVILDADLEYDPQDIPKLLDPVLDGRATVVYGNRTFGSHSAYSFWYVMGNKGVTMAANVLFNSYIGDLETCFKLMPVALYRSLEVRSRGFGMEAEVTGKLLRRRIRPYEVPISYRARGREEGKKITWKDGVEAIWILGRERARRRPAVSAAN, encoded by the coding sequence GTGAAGCTCTCGATCCTCATGCCGGTCTACAACGAGGAAGAACGCATCGCGGATGCCCTCAAGCAGGCATTGGCGGTGGACTATCCCTGTGAGATCGAACTCGTCGTCGTCGACGACGGCAGCCGCGACGGCACCGGCGAGGTCCTCGGTCGCGCCGACGACGCGCGCCTGCGGGTCATCACCCACCAGCGCAACGCCGGCAAGGGTGCCGCCATCAAGACTGCTGTCGACAGCGCCGAGGGCGACTACATGGTCATCCTCGACGCCGACCTGGAGTACGACCCGCAGGACATCCCCAAGCTGCTCGACCCGGTGCTCGACGGGCGGGCCACGGTGGTCTACGGCAATCGCACCTTCGGCAGCCACAGCGCCTACAGCTTCTGGTACGTGATGGGCAACAAGGGCGTCACGATGGCGGCCAATGTGCTGTTCAACTCGTACATCGGTGACCTGGAGACCTGCTTCAAGCTGATGCCGGTTGCGCTCTACCGCTCGCTCGAGGTGCGCTCGCGCGGCTTCGGCATGGAGGCCGAGGTGACCGGCAAGCTGCTGCGTCGCCGGATCCGGCCGTACGAGGTGCCGATCAGCTACCGGGCGCGGGGGCGCGAAGAGGGCAAGAAGATCACCTGGAAGGACGGCGTCGAGGCGATCTGGATCCTCGGTCGCGAGCGCGCTCGCCGCCGCCCCGCCGTCTCAGCCGCCAACTGA